One window of the Lipingzhangella halophila genome contains the following:
- a CDS encoding DUF3566 domain-containing protein gives MTDSETGTEAEDVVDDATSAEAESGDPPGDTSGNEAEAAVEAEAHQGGAPTMTAPQSSQEQPPAATATKAGRKAHLTVSRVEPWSVMKFSFVVSLVCFIVLFVAVAVIYTILSALGVFDAMTELIASLTEGEDEEIQVNPETWFSPARVLGYTGLVGALNIILITALATVGSMLYNLAADLVGGIDVTLNEAE, from the coding sequence TTGACCGACAGCGAAACCGGAACAGAAGCGGAGGACGTGGTGGACGACGCCACCTCCGCGGAAGCCGAGAGCGGCGATCCGCCCGGCGACACATCCGGCAACGAGGCGGAGGCCGCGGTTGAGGCCGAAGCCCACCAGGGGGGAGCGCCGACGATGACGGCACCGCAGTCGTCACAGGAGCAGCCGCCCGCGGCCACGGCAACGAAGGCAGGGCGCAAGGCGCACCTGACCGTGAGCCGGGTCGAGCCGTGGTCGGTGATGAAGTTCAGCTTCGTTGTCTCCCTGGTTTGTTTCATCGTGCTGTTCGTCGCGGTCGCGGTGATCTACACCATCCTGTCGGCCCTGGGGGTCTTCGACGCGATGACCGAGCTCATCGCTTCCCTCACTGAAGGGGAGGACGAGGAGATCCAAGTAAACCCGGAGACCTGGTTCTCCCCGGCCCGCGTCCTCGGTTACACCGGCCTTGTGGGAGCGCTGAACATCATCCTGATCACAGCGCTGGCCACGGTCGGCTCGATGCTCTACAACCTCGCGGCCGACCTCGTGGGCGGCATTGACGTCACCCTCAACGAGGCCGAGTAA
- a CDS encoding helix-turn-helix domain-containing protein — protein MRPLTITELYALPAAVDLMTAAQALNMGRTMAYELAKNDEFPCRIIRYGNTYRVRLADILHLLDVPVPSQQSQEVAKPSAQDRTEADAFDPDSTVEDRP, from the coding sequence GTGAGGCCACTGACGATCACCGAGCTTTACGCCCTGCCCGCGGCCGTGGACCTGATGACAGCGGCACAGGCACTGAACATGGGACGCACCATGGCCTACGAACTCGCCAAGAACGACGAGTTCCCATGCAGGATCATCCGCTACGGGAACACCTACCGGGTCCGGCTGGCTGACATCCTGCACCTGCTGGACGTCCCCGTACCTTCTCAGCAATCACAGGAAGTAGCGAAACCCAGTGCTCAAGACCGCACCGAGGCTGATGCTTTCGATCCGGACAGTACCGTCGAGGACCGCCCCTGA
- a CDS encoding tryptophan--tRNA ligase, translating into MLVEHGSTRCVKANAVPVGKDNHAHVEVTREIARRFNHLYGETFPVPELITSDVSSLVGTDGQAKASKSLGNVIYLSDSAEEVRKKVSAMYTDPNRVRADIPGSDEGNPVFVYHDAFNDNPAEVAELNERYRAGTVGDVEVKDALAAALNRFLEPIRERRASFEAQPGLVDQIIVDGTERTRREVQQAVSEVRKAMGLAGAYNQLRRKAKRAQKKAAGQP; encoded by the coding sequence GTGCTGGTAGAACACGGATCAACCCGGTGCGTCAAAGCCAACGCCGTTCCGGTCGGCAAGGACAACCACGCCCACGTGGAGGTCACCCGGGAGATCGCCCGGCGCTTCAACCACCTCTACGGCGAGACGTTCCCGGTCCCCGAACTCATCACCAGCGATGTGTCCTCCCTGGTCGGCACTGACGGCCAGGCCAAGGCCAGCAAGTCCCTGGGCAACGTCATCTACCTCTCCGACAGTGCCGAGGAGGTCCGCAAGAAGGTCTCGGCCATGTACACCGACCCCAACCGGGTGCGCGCCGACATCCCGGGCTCGGACGAGGGCAACCCGGTCTTCGTCTACCACGACGCGTTCAACGACAACCCGGCCGAGGTCGCCGAGCTGAACGAGCGCTACCGGGCAGGAACGGTCGGCGACGTCGAGGTCAAGGACGCGCTCGCCGCCGCGCTCAACCGGTTCCTGGAGCCCATCCGCGAGCGTCGCGCCTCCTTCGAGGCCCAGCCCGGCCTGGTGGACCAGATCATCGTGGACGGCACCGAGCGCACCCGCCGCGAGGTCCAGCAAGCGGTCTCCGAGGTGCGCAAGGCCATGGGACTGGCCGGGGCCTACAACCAACTCCGCCGCAAGGCCAAGCGGGCGCAGAAGAAGGCAGCGGGCCAACCCTGA